A DNA window from Pseudomonas wuhanensis contains the following coding sequences:
- a CDS encoding methyl-accepting chemotaxis protein: protein MKVLERLSFSGKFVLLGLLAVTLIAIPTSLYVLGAYQHSRQTNLELRGIRPVQGLLQLIHLTQQHRDLSSVVLGGNQTFHEARLNKQAEVDRAFDATERVLQEAEVGPEILATWRQTQQQWRELADQVSQATVKGPQSLAWHSQLIAACLLIEDALLDHFELSLDPVLGTDALIAGALIELPKASELLGQLRGAGGLYLAQGRILPEQQGALRGLATQALSSVDKTARALTKASAAEPELKALLEAPLTALGPQIQQALELSNARLVSVVEMDLDFVPSANSAGINEPTDALYALKLNYPVGDYLTAYNKPVDALYALGQSALTALDEALMKRRDSDRQRLILMSTGLLALLLAGGTLATLIVLRLLKQLAIAMAAAERIAKGDLTQSLDIVGMDEAARLLQALERMQMNLRSTVRQVLSSSERLATTSAQLSAVTDEATRGVQRQSAELDQAASAVTQMTGAIEDVARNAAWASEVSQAADQRSRQGQESVSRTVGAIESLTEDIEDTAGALQALAGQIGDIGSVMDVIRGVAEQTNLLALNAAIEAARAGESGRGFAVVADEVRALAQRTQESTKQIETIIGSVQKSSHGTLRAMQSSNGKTRETLEVARAAGAALNAIVDDIAQINERNLCIASATEEQSHVAREVDRNLLNIRDVSRQASAGTHQSQASSRELAGLASELNSMVKHFIV, encoded by the coding sequence ATGAAAGTGCTTGAGCGCCTGTCATTCTCTGGCAAGTTTGTCTTGCTCGGCTTGCTAGCCGTGACCCTGATTGCCATTCCAACCAGCCTTTACGTACTGGGTGCGTACCAGCATAGCCGCCAGACAAATCTTGAGCTGCGCGGCATACGACCGGTGCAGGGGTTGCTCCAGCTCATTCACTTGACGCAGCAACATCGCGATTTGTCATCCGTCGTGCTGGGCGGCAACCAGACCTTCCACGAGGCTCGTCTGAACAAGCAGGCCGAGGTGGATCGCGCCTTCGACGCAACCGAGCGTGTGTTACAGGAGGCCGAGGTCGGCCCCGAGATCCTGGCTACCTGGCGGCAGACGCAACAACAATGGCGCGAGCTGGCCGACCAGGTTAGCCAGGCCACAGTCAAAGGTCCGCAGAGTCTGGCCTGGCATAGCCAGTTGATCGCAGCCTGCCTGCTGATTGAGGATGCGTTGCTCGATCACTTCGAACTGTCACTGGACCCGGTTTTAGGGACTGACGCGCTGATTGCGGGTGCCCTGATCGAATTGCCGAAAGCCAGCGAGTTGTTGGGTCAGTTGCGTGGTGCCGGTGGCCTGTATCTGGCACAGGGCCGGATCTTGCCCGAGCAACAAGGTGCGTTGCGTGGCCTGGCCACTCAGGCGCTGAGCAGCGTTGACAAGACGGCACGTGCCTTGACCAAGGCGAGTGCTGCCGAGCCGGAACTCAAGGCTCTGCTGGAAGCACCGCTAACGGCGCTAGGTCCGCAGATCCAGCAGGCGCTTGAACTCAGCAATGCGCGATTGGTATCGGTCGTCGAAATGGACCTGGATTTCGTGCCCAGCGCAAACTCCGCAGGGATTAACGAGCCTACCGATGCCTTGTACGCGCTTAAGCTCAATTACCCGGTTGGCGATTACCTGACTGCTTACAACAAACCGGTTGATGCCTTGTATGCCCTCGGCCAATCAGCGCTGACGGCGCTCGATGAGGCGCTGATGAAACGCCGCGACAGTGACCGGCAGAGACTCATCCTGATGTCTACAGGTTTGCTGGCACTGCTGTTAGCTGGCGGGACCTTGGCGACCTTGATCGTGCTGCGTCTGTTGAAACAGTTGGCGATTGCCATGGCGGCAGCCGAGCGTATCGCCAAGGGTGACCTGACCCAATCACTGGATATCGTTGGCATGGATGAGGCGGCGCGCCTGCTGCAGGCGCTTGAACGCATGCAGATGAACTTGCGCAGTACCGTCAGGCAGGTGTTGAGTTCTTCCGAGCGACTGGCCACGACCTCCGCTCAGTTGAGCGCCGTGACCGATGAGGCCACCCGTGGTGTGCAACGCCAGAGCGCTGAACTCGATCAGGCAGCCAGTGCGGTGACCCAAATGACTGGCGCGATTGAAGACGTGGCGCGCAATGCCGCCTGGGCCTCGGAGGTGTCCCAGGCAGCAGACCAGCGCTCGCGACAGGGGCAGGAGAGTGTCAGCCGTACCGTCGGTGCCATCGAATCATTGACCGAGGATATCGAGGATACCGCCGGAGCCCTGCAGGCCCTGGCAGGCCAGATAGGTGATATCGGCTCGGTGATGGATGTAATTCGCGGCGTTGCCGAGCAAACGAACCTGCTTGCCTTGAATGCGGCGATCGAGGCGGCTCGCGCGGGCGAAAGTGGACGGGGTTTCGCCGTAGTGGCGGACGAGGTCCGGGCGTTGGCGCAACGAACCCAGGAATCGACCAAACAGATCGAGACGATCATCGGCTCTGTGCAAAAAAGCAGCCACGGCACCTTGCGAGCCATGCAAAGCAGCAATGGTAAAACCCGGGAAACCCTGGAGGTCGCTCGTGCGGCAGGCGCGGCACTGAATGCCATCGTCGATGACATCGCTCAGATCAACGAACGCAATCTGTGTATTGCAAGTGCCACCGAAGAGCAATCCCATGTTGCCCGTGAGGTGGACCGCAACCTGCTCAATATCCGTGATGTTTCCCGACAGGCTTCGGCCGGGACCCATCAGAGCCAGGCCTCTAGCCGCGAACTCGCGGGCTTGGCCAGCGAGTTGAATAGCATGGTCAAGCATTTCATCGTCTGA
- the argE gene encoding acetylornithine deacetylase, giving the protein MKPRVLDILKRLMAFDTVSSESNMALIEYVRDLLLTKGIESLIVKDESGKKANLFASTGPREVPGILLSGHTDVVPAAGQAWTFPAFQATVQDGRIYGRGSCDMKGFIALAIDAMLDAADHSLNRPLQLALSHDEEIGCVGVRRLLDVLHLAPVRPFLCVIGEPTHMQFVLGHKGKGSYRTYCRGLEAHSSLAPRSVNAIHVACDFIAALRQSQLQLQEQGAQDADYDVPYSTVHVGQIVGGKALNIVPNLCTLDFEVRNLPADDPDQFLEQMRERAEVIVREAKKLSSVADIEIETLNVYPGLDTHPSVEAVRFLKNFAAPDTGTAKVSFGTEGGLFKQRLDVPVVVCGPGSIEQAHKPDEFIEINQMEAGEHFLQGLLGSMRL; this is encoded by the coding sequence ATGAAACCCCGCGTACTGGACATTCTCAAACGTCTGATGGCCTTTGACACCGTGTCGTCGGAGTCGAACATGGCCTTGATCGAGTACGTGCGCGATCTGCTGCTGACCAAGGGCATCGAGTCATTGATCGTCAAGGACGAAAGCGGCAAAAAGGCCAACCTGTTCGCCAGTACCGGTCCACGGGAGGTGCCGGGGATTTTGCTGTCCGGGCACACCGATGTGGTGCCGGCAGCGGGGCAGGCCTGGACCTTTCCGGCGTTTCAGGCGACGGTGCAGGACGGGCGGATTTACGGGCGTGGCAGTTGCGATATGAAGGGCTTTATCGCGCTGGCCATCGACGCCATGCTCGACGCCGCTGACCATTCCTTGAATCGGCCATTGCAATTGGCGCTGTCCCATGACGAAGAGATCGGTTGCGTGGGTGTGCGCCGTTTGCTCGACGTGTTGCACCTGGCGCCGGTGCGGCCGTTTTTATGTGTGATTGGCGAACCTACCCATATGCAATTCGTGCTTGGGCACAAGGGCAAGGGTTCTTACCGCACTTACTGTCGCGGCCTGGAAGCGCATTCCTCGCTGGCACCGCGTTCGGTCAACGCGATTCACGTGGCTTGTGATTTCATCGCTGCGCTGCGTCAGAGCCAGCTGCAACTGCAAGAGCAGGGCGCGCAGGATGCGGATTACGACGTGCCTTACAGCACCGTGCATGTCGGGCAGATTGTCGGCGGCAAGGCGCTGAACATCGTGCCGAATCTGTGCACCCTCGATTTCGAAGTGCGTAACTTGCCGGCGGACGATCCGGATCAGTTTCTGGAGCAGATGCGCGAGCGCGCCGAAGTGATCGTGCGTGAAGCCAAAAAGCTGTCCAGTGTGGCGGACATCGAAATCGAAACCCTGAACGTCTATCCCGGCCTCGATACTCACCCGAGTGTCGAAGCGGTGCGTTTTCTGAAGAACTTTGCCGCACCGGATACCGGTACCGCCAAGGTCTCCTTCGGCACCGAGGGCGGGTTGTTCAAACAGCGGCTGGATGTACCCGTGGTGGTCTGTGGCCCGGGCTCGATAGAACAGGCGCATAAGCCTGACGAGTTCATCGAGATCAACCAGATGGAAGCCGGCGAGCACTTTCTGCAAGGGTTGTTGGGCTCGATGCGGCTTTAG
- a CDS encoding NAD(P)/FAD-dependent oxidoreductase — translation MTLHKADVVIVGGGLMGSAAAFFLRQRGKSVILLERDQIGQYASGVNFGNVRRQGRYLGQLELANRSWALWKRLPELIDDDLEFIASGHLRVCYREDEIAELQAYADAPEAEQLDLKIFRGDELHKRFPFLGPDVKGGSYAPHDGHANPRLAAPAFARAARRLGARIEERTEVAEVQKVGGEFNIRTTDGRQFSAERLLITAGAWGQKLSAQFGEPVPLETKGPQMAVTEPVPYALPTVIGVYTKIPEEVIYFRQIPRGNIIIGGGYRSEPDMLNRRAYVEPRSILNQMDQMRRLLPGVGNLNIIRVWSGIEGYLSDSLPVMGPSGTVDGLFYAFGFSGHGFQLGPGVGDVMAELISTGSTSTSILPFSINRFASSAEQRTTEQRSRAL, via the coding sequence ATGACGCTACACAAAGCCGATGTCGTGATTGTCGGCGGCGGCCTGATGGGCTCGGCGGCGGCGTTTTTTCTGCGCCAGCGCGGCAAGTCAGTGATTTTGCTGGAACGCGACCAGATCGGTCAGTACGCCAGCGGCGTGAACTTCGGCAACGTGCGACGTCAAGGGCGTTATCTTGGGCAGCTGGAACTGGCCAATCGCTCCTGGGCGCTGTGGAAGCGTCTGCCGGAGCTGATCGACGATGACCTGGAATTCATCGCCAGCGGGCATTTGCGCGTGTGTTACCGCGAAGACGAAATCGCCGAGTTGCAAGCCTACGCAGACGCCCCTGAGGCGGAGCAGCTGGACTTGAAGATCTTTCGTGGCGACGAGTTGCACAAGCGCTTTCCGTTCCTCGGCCCGGATGTGAAGGGCGGCTCCTACGCTCCCCACGATGGTCACGCCAACCCGCGTCTGGCAGCCCCGGCGTTTGCCCGGGCGGCACGACGTCTCGGCGCACGGATCGAAGAACGGACTGAAGTGGCCGAGGTGCAGAAGGTCGGCGGCGAGTTCAACATCCGTACCACCGACGGCCGCCAGTTCAGCGCAGAACGCCTGCTGATTACTGCCGGCGCCTGGGGCCAGAAACTCTCGGCGCAGTTCGGCGAGCCGGTGCCGCTTGAGACCAAAGGTCCGCAAATGGCCGTGACCGAACCGGTGCCGTACGCCTTGCCGACGGTGATCGGCGTGTACACCAAAATTCCCGAGGAAGTGATCTATTTCCGCCAGATACCCCGCGGCAACATCATCATCGGTGGCGGCTATCGCAGCGAACCAGACATGCTCAACCGTCGGGCCTATGTCGAGCCGCGCAGCATTCTCAATCAGATGGATCAGATGCGGCGCCTGCTGCCGGGTGTCGGCAACCTGAACATCATCCGCGTGTGGAGCGGCATCGAAGGCTATCTGTCTGATTCTCTGCCGGTGATGGGGCCAAGCGGCACCGTTGATGGCTTGTTCTATGCCTTCGGTTTCTCCGGCCATGGCTTCCAGCTCGGTCCGGGCGTGGGCGACGTGATGGCCGAACTGATCAGCACCGGCAGCACCAGCACTTCGATTTTACCGTTCTCCATCAACCGGTTCGCGTCTTCAGCCGAGCAACGGACAACTGAGCAAAGGAGCAGGGCTTTATGA
- a CDS encoding (2Fe-2S)-binding protein yields the protein MNGRFVRLAEQGRPTIKLQVDGKPIEALQGDTLMVALLTQGSALRQSEFDPGRRAGFCLMGACQDCWVWTRSGERLRACSNEVREGLDIVTTQPEAIWPLRG from the coding sequence ATGAACGGGCGTTTCGTAAGGCTGGCCGAACAGGGCCGCCCCACCATCAAACTGCAGGTAGACGGCAAGCCTATCGAGGCGCTGCAGGGCGATACGCTGATGGTCGCGTTGCTGACCCAGGGTTCGGCGTTGCGCCAATCGGAGTTCGATCCGGGCCGCCGCGCCGGTTTCTGCCTGATGGGCGCCTGCCAGGACTGCTGGGTCTGGACCCGCAGCGGCGAGCGTCTGCGCGCCTGTTCCAATGAAGTCCGTGAAGGGCTGGATATTGTCACCACACAACCGGAGGCGATATGGCCACTGCGCGGCTGA
- a CDS encoding ABC transporter permease: protein MNSNTLWLIGRRLGAAIVTLLIVSMVVFAITAVLPGDAAQQSLGQFATPEQVAALRLKMGLDQPGVLRYLHWLMNLLSGDMGLSVSNAMPVSDLMAGRLPNTLMLAAATALVSVPVALILGIGSAMGRGGRIDSVLSFLTLTMVAVPEFLVATLAVLIFAVNLGWLSALSYASDITSPWQFMRTYALPVMTLCCVIVAQMARMTRAAVIDQLDSPYVEMARLKGVSKMRIVLRHALPNAIGPIANAIALSLSYLLGGVVIVETIFNYPGIASLMVDAVTNRDMALVQACTMLFCTAYLTLVLIADLCAILSNPRLRNQ from the coding sequence ATGAATAGCAACACACTTTGGTTGATCGGCCGGCGCCTGGGCGCGGCGATCGTGACCTTGTTGATTGTGTCCATGGTGGTTTTCGCCATCACGGCGGTGCTGCCGGGGGACGCGGCTCAACAGTCTCTGGGGCAGTTCGCCACGCCGGAACAAGTGGCAGCCTTGCGCCTGAAGATGGGGCTGGATCAGCCCGGTGTGTTGCGTTACCTGCACTGGTTGATGAACCTGCTTAGCGGTGACATGGGGCTGTCGGTATCCAACGCCATGCCGGTCAGTGACTTGATGGCCGGGCGGCTGCCCAACACTCTGATGCTGGCGGCCGCCACGGCGCTGGTATCAGTGCCGGTGGCGCTGATCCTTGGCATCGGTTCAGCCATGGGCCGGGGCGGGCGCATCGACAGTGTCCTCAGCTTTCTGACCTTGACCATGGTGGCGGTGCCGGAGTTTCTGGTAGCGACCCTGGCGGTGCTGATTTTTGCGGTGAACCTGGGCTGGTTGTCGGCGCTGTCCTATGCCAGTGACATCACGTCACCCTGGCAATTCATGCGCACTTACGCATTGCCGGTGATGACGCTGTGCTGCGTGATTGTCGCGCAAATGGCGCGCATGACTCGAGCGGCGGTGATCGACCAGCTCGACAGTCCTTACGTGGAAATGGCCCGGCTCAAAGGCGTGAGCAAGATGCGGATCGTCCTGCGCCATGCCTTGCCCAATGCCATCGGGCCGATTGCCAATGCCATCGCCCTGAGCCTGTCCTATCTGTTGGGCGGGGTGGTGATCGTCGAGACGATCTTCAACTACCCCGGCATCGCCAGCCTGATGGTCGATGCCGTGACCAACCGCGACATGGCCCTCGTTCAAGCCTGCACCATGTTGTTTTGTACGGCGTACCTGACGTTGGTGCTGATTGCCGACCTGTGCGCGATTCTTTCCAATCCGAGGCTGAGAAATCAATGA
- a CDS encoding ABC transporter permease, whose product MNNLIVKSPAPTKLALGKVSHGSSWLGLIGAAMCVIWLLVAIFGPWLAPHPVGEVVSDNVFDNLSAAYPFGTDYLGRDMLSRILVGARFTVGLALIAAVLASGLGTSFALLSVVSPKWLDELISRLMDAFISIPSKMLALIMVSAFGSSVTLLICTAVLSFTPGAFRIARSMAVNIEALEYVQVARTRGERRLYVACVEILPNMLNPVLADLGLRFGFIVLLLSGMSFLGLGVQPPDADLGSLVRENIGGLNQGAPAIVIPALAIGTLTIGVNLFIDRFSSRRSRRSGGH is encoded by the coding sequence ATGAACAATCTCATTGTGAAATCGCCGGCTCCTACCAAATTAGCGCTGGGCAAGGTTTCCCACGGATCGTCCTGGCTCGGCCTGATTGGCGCTGCGATGTGTGTGATCTGGTTGCTGGTGGCCATCTTCGGCCCATGGCTGGCGCCACATCCGGTGGGGGAAGTGGTCTCTGATAATGTCTTCGACAACCTGAGCGCGGCGTACCCGTTCGGCACCGATTACCTGGGCCGCGACATGCTCAGCCGGATCCTCGTCGGCGCACGATTCACCGTCGGCCTGGCGTTGATAGCCGCGGTGTTGGCCAGCGGTCTGGGAACCAGCTTTGCGTTGCTGTCGGTGGTTTCACCAAAGTGGCTGGATGAGTTGATCAGTCGCCTGATGGACGCCTTCATTTCGATCCCGAGCAAGATGCTGGCGCTGATCATGGTCTCAGCCTTCGGCTCCTCGGTCACCTTGCTGATTTGCACGGCGGTACTGAGCTTCACCCCGGGTGCGTTCCGTATCGCCCGCAGCATGGCGGTGAACATCGAAGCGCTGGAGTACGTGCAAGTGGCCCGTACTCGTGGCGAGCGTCGGCTGTATGTGGCTTGCGTGGAAATTCTGCCGAATATGCTCAACCCGGTACTGGCAGACCTGGGGCTGCGCTTTGGTTTCATCGTGTTGCTGCTCAGCGGCATGAGCTTCCTGGGCCTGGGCGTGCAACCGCCGGATGCCGACCTCGGGTCGCTGGTGCGCGAGAACATCGGCGGCCTCAACCAGGGCGCGCCTGCCATCGTGATTCCGGCGTTGGCCATCGGCACCCTGACCATCGGTGTGAATCTGTTTATCGACCGGTTTTCGTCGCGACGTAGTCGACGTTCGGGAGGCCATTGA
- a CDS encoding ABC transporter ATP-binding protein — protein MSELIRVQDLRVVACGELGEVEIVKGVSFSLQKGEVLALIGESGSGKTTIALALLGYARRGCRLAGGVVQIGEHDMLALSESELQGLRGNRVSYIAQSAAAAFNPAKKLIDQVVEGALIHGLGSRAVLEAKAIELFRDLALPDPDRIGQRYPHQVSGGQLQRVMAAMALISDPLLVVLDEPTTALDVTTQIDVLRAFKRVVRERGATAVYVSHDLAVVAQMADQIVVLNGGQIFEQSATGPLLDGPAHEYTRSLLAAARPDTTIRPPCGIAEETPLLTIHGLTAGYGNKNAQGMPAIRVLEDIDLTVRRGQAIGVIGESGSGKSTLARVVAGLLAPALGGLTFDGQPLGGSLSSRTDEQFRRIQMVFQNADTALNPMHSVSTILSRPLKMYFGLKGAALRQRIDELLDLVRLPRSLAERRPNELSGGQKQRVNLARALAAKPDLILCDEVTSALDTVVGAAILELLRDLRQQLGVSYLFISHDISTVRALCDDIVVMYSGHKIQAGSRQSYAEAPFHPYTDLLIHSVPELRQGWLEACGTTTCGTLPPIGAKADVPGLCTFLNRCPVRVDGLCNCVPAPRRMIVGGSEVLCHHDSAELLKTQKDSNSMIAGAYA, from the coding sequence ATGAGCGAATTAATTCGAGTTCAGGACCTGCGAGTGGTCGCCTGTGGCGAGCTCGGTGAGGTGGAAATCGTCAAGGGCGTGAGCTTCTCCCTGCAAAAAGGTGAAGTGCTGGCGTTGATCGGTGAGTCCGGCTCCGGCAAAACCACTATTGCCTTGGCGTTGCTCGGTTATGCCCGGCGCGGTTGTCGGCTGGCGGGCGGCGTGGTGCAAATCGGCGAACACGACATGCTGGCGTTGAGCGAAAGCGAGCTGCAAGGCCTGCGCGGCAATCGGGTGTCGTACATCGCGCAAAGCGCTGCGGCGGCGTTCAACCCGGCGAAAAAACTCATCGACCAAGTGGTGGAGGGCGCGTTGATTCATGGTCTGGGCAGCCGGGCTGTGCTTGAGGCCAAGGCCATCGAGTTGTTCCGCGATCTGGCCCTGCCAGACCCCGATCGCATTGGCCAACGCTACCCCCATCAAGTCTCCGGCGGGCAACTGCAACGGGTGATGGCGGCCATGGCGCTGATCAGCGATCCATTGCTGGTAGTGCTCGACGAGCCGACGACGGCGCTTGATGTGACCACCCAGATCGATGTGCTGCGTGCCTTCAAACGGGTGGTCCGTGAACGTGGGGCGACAGCGGTCTATGTGTCCCATGACTTGGCCGTGGTCGCGCAGATGGCTGACCAGATCGTGGTGCTCAATGGCGGCCAGATCTTCGAACAGAGCGCCACCGGCCCATTGCTCGATGGTCCGGCCCATGAATACACCCGCAGCCTGTTGGCGGCGGCGCGGCCGGATACGACGATCCGCCCGCCTTGCGGCATCGCCGAAGAGACGCCGCTACTGACTATCCACGGCCTGACCGCCGGTTACGGCAACAAGAACGCGCAAGGCATGCCGGCCATTCGCGTGCTGGAAGACATCGACCTGACGGTTCGCAGAGGCCAGGCCATCGGCGTGATCGGTGAGTCGGGTTCCGGCAAGTCGACCCTGGCGCGGGTGGTGGCCGGATTGTTGGCGCCGGCCCTCGGCGGGCTGACCTTCGATGGCCAGCCCTTGGGTGGCAGCCTGTCGTCGCGCACCGACGAGCAGTTCCGACGTATTCAAATGGTCTTCCAGAATGCCGACACCGCGCTCAACCCGATGCACAGCGTCAGCACCATCCTGAGCCGGCCGCTGAAGATGTATTTCGGCCTCAAGGGCGCCGCACTGCGCCAGCGTATCGATGAGCTGCTGGACCTGGTGCGCCTGCCACGGAGCCTGGCTGAACGTCGTCCGAACGAACTGTCCGGTGGGCAAAAACAACGGGTCAATCTGGCCCGGGCCCTGGCAGCCAAACCGGATCTGATTCTGTGCGACGAGGTGACCTCCGCGCTGGATACCGTGGTGGGTGCAGCGATTCTCGAACTGCTGCGTGACCTGCGCCAGCAACTGGGGGTGTCCTATCTGTTCATCAGCCATGACATCTCCACCGTGCGGGCGCTGTGCGACGACATTGTGGTGATGTACAGCGGCCACAAGATTCAGGCCGGCAGTCGCCAGTCGTACGCTGAGGCGCCGTTTCATCCCTACACCGATTTGTTGATCCATTCGGTGCCGGAGTTGCGCCAGGGCTGGCTGGAAGCTTGCGGAACAACCACCTGCGGAACGCTGCCGCCGATCGGGGCCAAGGCCGATGTGCCTGGGCTGTGCACCTTCCTCAATCGTTGCCCGGTGCGGGTCGACGGTCTGTGCAATTGCGTCCCTGCGCCCCGTCGGATGATTGTTGGCGGCAGTGAAGTCCTTTGTCATCACGACAGTGCCGAGTTGCTGAAAACCCAGAAGGATTCAAACAGCATGATCGCGGGAGCCTATGCATGA
- a CDS encoding NAD(P)/FAD-dependent oxidoreductase, whose product MATARLSTHRVVIVGAGPAGIRCAETLVAAGFKPILIDENRRDGGQIYRRQPEGFTRDYATLYGTEAAKANDLHQSFDRLRGQIDYRADTLVWNLTPGQLCCVSQGKHSTVDFDTLILCTGATDRLMPIEGWQLAGTYSLGGAQIALKSQAVSIGHRVVFMGSGPLLYLVASQYVKAGAKVAAVLDTSPLSKRIGALPKLLARPGLLFTGMKLLAQLYRAKIPVHLGISPLQVLGDPANGVSGVRVRTARGDTLTVACDAVALGYHLRPETQLADLAGCRMRFDEASSQWWLAVDEDGRTSVSGVYAAGDGSKVRGADAAEHAGRLVAMALLEDLQQPVNIGLRDEQRHALAVMDEFRLGLAQAFPWPTAQAKALPDTAIVCRCEMISAGELRAVVREKGACEVNRAKAFSRVGMGRCQGRYCSQAGAEVIAAAAGVCVEQVGRQRGQAPVKPLSMLTEEVSS is encoded by the coding sequence ATGGCCACTGCGCGGCTGAGCACTCACCGAGTCGTTATCGTCGGCGCCGGGCCGGCCGGCATACGTTGTGCCGAAACCCTGGTCGCCGCTGGTTTCAAGCCCATCCTGATTGACGAGAATCGCCGGGATGGCGGGCAGATCTACCGTCGCCAACCCGAAGGCTTTACCCGCGATTACGCCACGCTGTATGGCACCGAAGCCGCCAAGGCCAACGACCTGCACCAGAGCTTCGACCGCTTGCGCGGGCAGATCGACTATCGTGCGGACACACTGGTGTGGAACCTGACGCCGGGGCAACTGTGCTGCGTCAGCCAGGGCAAGCACTCGACGGTGGATTTCGACACGCTGATCCTGTGCACCGGTGCCACCGACCGCTTGATGCCGATTGAAGGCTGGCAGTTGGCGGGCACTTACAGCCTCGGCGGGGCGCAGATCGCGCTCAAGTCCCAGGCAGTATCCATCGGCCACCGCGTGGTGTTCATGGGCAGCGGACCGTTGCTGTATCTGGTCGCCAGTCAGTATGTGAAAGCCGGGGCCAAGGTCGCGGCGGTGCTCGACACTTCGCCGTTGAGCAAGCGGATCGGTGCGTTGCCCAAGCTGTTGGCGCGCCCCGGATTGCTGTTCACCGGGATGAAACTGCTGGCGCAGCTCTATCGAGCGAAAATCCCGGTGCATCTGGGCATTTCGCCGCTTCAAGTGCTGGGCGATCCGGCCAACGGTGTCAGTGGCGTACGCGTGCGCACGGCGCGCGGCGACACCTTGACGGTGGCGTGCGATGCCGTGGCGCTGGGTTATCACTTGCGCCCGGAAACCCAATTGGCCGACCTGGCCGGCTGCCGTATGCGCTTTGATGAGGCCTCCAGCCAATGGTGGCTGGCCGTCGATGAAGACGGTCGGACCTCGGTCAGCGGTGTATATGCCGCCGGCGACGGTTCGAAAGTTCGCGGTGCCGATGCTGCCGAGCACGCCGGGAGACTGGTGGCCATGGCGTTGCTGGAGGATCTGCAGCAACCGGTGAACATCGGGTTGCGCGACGAACAACGGCACGCGCTGGCGGTGATGGATGAATTTCGTCTCGGTCTGGCCCAGGCGTTTCCCTGGCCGACGGCGCAAGCCAAAGCGTTGCCGGACACGGCCATCGTCTGCCGCTGCGAAATGATCAGCGCAGGTGAATTGCGTGCAGTGGTCCGGGAAAAAGGCGCCTGTGAAGTCAACCGGGCCAAGGCTTTCAGCCGGGTCGGCATGGGCCGCTGCCAGGGGCGTTATTGCTCCCAGGCCGGGGCTGAAGTGATTGCCGCGGCCGCCGGCGTTTGCGTGGAACAGGTCGGTCGTCAGCGCGGTCAGGCACCGGTCAAACCCCTTTCGATGCTCACCGAGGAGGTGTCGTCATGA